The Sphingopyxis fribergensis genome contains a region encoding:
- the flgC gene encoding flagellar basal body rod protein FlgC, whose protein sequence is MTMNGNFSVFDISGRAMSAQLVRLNTTASNLANAGTVAGSEAGAFRSLKPVFRTVMDDHGRATVQIDQVTTSKMAPSKRHDPSNPLADADGNVWEAAVDSAAELVEMVETARQYQNNVQVLETAKGLINETLRMGQ, encoded by the coding sequence ATGACGATGAACGGCAATTTCTCCGTCTTCGACATCAGCGGCCGCGCGATGTCGGCGCAGCTCGTCCGGCTCAACACCACCGCGTCGAACCTCGCCAACGCAGGAACGGTTGCGGGCAGTGAGGCGGGCGCTTTCCGTTCATTGAAGCCGGTGTTTCGTACCGTGATGGACGATCACGGCCGCGCGACGGTCCAGATCGACCAGGTCACGACCTCGAAAATGGCGCCGTCGAAGCGCCACGATCCATCGAACCCGCTCGCGGATGCCGACGGCAACGTCTGGGAAGCCGCGGTCGATAGCGCCGCCGAACTGGTCGAGATGGTCGAGACCGCGCGCCAGTATCAAAACAACGTCCAGGTCCTCGAAACCGCGAAAGGCCTGATCAACGAAACCCTCAGGATGGGACAGTAA
- a CDS encoding sigma-70 family RNA polymerase sigma factor, with protein MRIEPAEQFAGTASRAPRARGYGESVEALVEEYSPLVRKIAWQVFSRVSRTSELDDLIQTGLIALIEASRNYEERGFAFATYATTRIRGAMIDQLRREADVGRSAMVAAKRIHAMRSTLEQQLMRAPTTAEMAVAFDMSAEDYFALERNATHGRSTSLDELTDIGAFLAADEDAGADERFEQEDLMGALRQCVGRLSHREQMVLQLYFFEELNLHEIGLTLDVSAARICQIKREAMIKVDRMMKDMTE; from the coding sequence ATGAGAATTGAGCCCGCCGAACAATTTGCCGGGACCGCCAGCCGCGCGCCGCGCGCGCGCGGCTACGGCGAAAGTGTCGAAGCGCTGGTCGAGGAATATTCGCCGCTGGTCCGCAAGATCGCGTGGCAGGTATTTTCGCGCGTGTCGCGGACGAGCGAGCTCGACGACCTGATCCAGACCGGGCTCATCGCGCTGATCGAGGCGAGCCGCAATTATGAAGAGCGCGGCTTCGCCTTTGCCACCTATGCGACGACGCGCATCCGCGGCGCGATGATCGACCAGCTGCGCCGCGAAGCAGACGTCGGCCGTTCGGCGATGGTTGCGGCGAAGCGGATTCACGCGATGCGCAGCACGCTCGAACAGCAGTTGATGCGCGCGCCGACGACGGCCGAAATGGCGGTCGCGTTCGATATGTCGGCGGAGGACTATTTCGCGCTCGAGCGCAATGCGACGCACGGCCGGTCGACCTCGCTCGACGAACTCACCGACATCGGCGCGTTCCTTGCCGCCGACGAAGACGCTGGCGCCGACGAACGGTTCGAACAGGAGGATCTGATGGGCGCGCTGCGCCAGTGCGTCGGCCGCCTGTCGCATCGCGAACAGATGGTGTTGCAGCTCTATTTCTTCGAAGAACTCAACCTGCACGAGATCGGGTTGACCCTCGACGTTAGCGCCGCGCGCATTTGCCAGATCAAGCGCGAAGCGATGATCAAGGTCGATCGCATGATGAAGGACATGACCGAATAG
- a CDS encoding transglycosylase SLT domain-containing protein, whose product MNAVNNPLGPARIAAPVMDAVQSASARTGIDFDYLVDVARVESGYNPTAKASTSSARGLYQFTKQTWLATLDRHGANHGLAWAADAIGRDASGRLSVSDPVLRQQILDLRDDPAASSSMAAALTGDNRDYIESRIGRSAEPVDLYLAHFLGSSGAANFLTALAANPDQPGASMMPEAAAANRSVFYAPDGSMRSLAEIRERFRVKLDDGGKIENMKPFAPSGWHAETSSSAGLAGGGRPPLQMMDIQPMPKTLSMGFAADAYRRLASLSGGAA is encoded by the coding sequence ATGAACGCAGTCAACAATCCCCTGGGCCCGGCCCGCATAGCCGCACCCGTCATGGACGCGGTGCAGAGCGCGTCGGCGCGCACGGGGATCGATTTCGATTATCTGGTCGACGTCGCGCGCGTCGAAAGCGGTTATAACCCAACCGCGAAAGCGTCGACCTCGTCGGCGCGCGGGCTGTATCAGTTCACCAAGCAGACCTGGCTCGCGACGCTCGATCGCCATGGCGCAAACCACGGCCTCGCCTGGGCCGCCGACGCGATCGGCCGCGACGCATCGGGGCGCCTGTCGGTTTCCGATCCGGTGCTCCGCCAGCAGATTCTCGACCTGCGCGACGATCCCGCCGCCTCGTCGAGCATGGCCGCCGCGCTGACCGGCGACAATCGCGACTATATCGAAAGCCGGATCGGTCGCAGCGCCGAACCCGTCGACCTCTACCTCGCGCATTTCCTGGGGTCGAGCGGCGCTGCCAATTTCTTGACCGCGCTCGCAGCGAATCCCGATCAGCCGGGCGCATCGATGATGCCCGAGGCCGCGGCCGCGAACCGCTCGGTCTTCTATGCCCCCGACGGCAGCATGCGCAGCCTCGCCGAGATCCGCGAACGCTTTCGCGTGAAGCTCGATGACGGCGGCAAGATCGAAAATATGAAGCCCTTCGCCCCTTCGGGCTGGCACGCTGAGACGAGCAGTTCGGCGGGCCTCGCAGGCGGCGGACGCCCGCCGCTCCAGATGATGGATATCCAACCTATGCCCAAAACTCTCTCGATGGGCTTTGCCGCCGATGCCTATCGGCGGCTCGCGTCGCTTTCGGGAGGCGCGGCATGA
- the flgM gene encoding flagellar biosynthesis anti-sigma factor FlgM: MSGDSKIGPVGGISRAGPLRRVASEAATAMRAQTQLQPVQDNVPTARLSRLATSLADQAAPVDVARVATLRTAIANGSYGVHPAIIASAMIDFHGRGGE; the protein is encoded by the coding sequence ATGTCGGGTGACAGCAAGATCGGACCAGTTGGCGGCATCAGCCGTGCCGGCCCGCTGCGCAGGGTCGCCAGCGAGGCGGCGACCGCGATGCGCGCCCAAACACAGCTTCAGCCGGTGCAGGACAATGTGCCGACGGCGCGACTGAGCCGCCTTGCGACCAGCCTCGCCGACCAGGCGGCGCCGGTCGACGTTGCACGCGTCGCGACGCTGCGCACCGCGATCGCCAACGGCAGCTATGGCGTGCATCCCGCGATCATCGCCAGCGCGATGATCGACTTCCACGGCCGCGGGGGCGAATGA
- a CDS encoding flagellar basal body L-ring protein FlgH has product MRRRLSKLVLLAVALAPFSALAKDKQPPDAFAATAPVGPAPLPGNGSIFQGSYVALTSGGRAGQVGDIVTIQLVERTAATKSNAAGTQRDGSIGLTPPTTGPLSLFNPSDIAMGGGQQFKGKGDASQSNALSGEVSVTIAAVYPNGTMLVRGEKLLTLNRGDERVQISGIIRAIDISPDNRVLSTRVADANIRYVGKGEIARASKQGWLQRFFSIISPF; this is encoded by the coding sequence ATGCGTCGCAGACTCTCTAAGCTGGTCCTGCTCGCCGTTGCGCTAGCGCCCTTTTCGGCGCTCGCGAAGGACAAACAGCCGCCCGATGCCTTTGCCGCGACGGCGCCGGTCGGTCCGGCGCCGCTGCCGGGCAATGGCTCGATCTTTCAGGGCAGCTATGTCGCGCTCACTTCGGGCGGCCGTGCGGGCCAGGTCGGCGATATCGTCACGATTCAGCTCGTCGAGCGTACCGCGGCGACCAAAAGTAATGCCGCGGGAACGCAGCGTGACGGCAGCATCGGCCTGACTCCGCCGACCACCGGCCCGCTGTCGCTGTTCAACCCAAGCGACATCGCGATGGGTGGCGGCCAGCAGTTCAAGGGCAAGGGCGACGCATCGCAGTCGAACGCCTTGTCGGGCGAAGTCAGCGTGACGATCGCCGCGGTCTATCCGAACGGCACGATGTTGGTGCGCGGCGAAAAGCTGCTCACGCTCAATCGCGGCGACGAACGTGTCCAGATCTCCGGGATCATTCGCGCGATCGACATCAGCCCCGACAACCGCGTCCTGTCGACCCGCGTTGCCGACGCGAACATCAGGTACGTCGGCAAGGGCGAGATCGCTCGCGCCAGCAAGCAAGGCTGGCTGCAACGTTTCTTCTCGATCATCAGCCCGTTCTAA
- a CDS encoding flagella basal body P-ring formation protein FlgA produces the protein MSRKTLARLAGLAACALAAPVANAQQGNEDWQTIDVLTDMVAKAMGRNATPVDRRIKLARCPEQASVTMIDAQTLAVRCASLGWRLRVPMTAPAGASPVAASFARPAASAPVIRRGDNVRVTIDTESYSISYAAVATQDGRVGETIALRGSDAKSMLSATVTGPGRASLQD, from the coding sequence TTGTCCCGCAAAACTCTCGCGCGCCTTGCCGGCCTCGCCGCATGTGCTCTCGCCGCCCCCGTTGCGAACGCCCAGCAGGGCAATGAGGATTGGCAGACGATCGACGTGCTGACCGACATGGTCGCCAAGGCGATGGGCCGCAATGCGACCCCGGTCGATCGCCGCATCAAGCTCGCACGCTGCCCCGAACAGGCGTCGGTCACCATGATCGACGCGCAGACGCTCGCGGTCCGCTGCGCCTCGCTTGGCTGGCGCCTGCGCGTTCCGATGACCGCCCCCGCGGGTGCGTCGCCGGTCGCAGCTAGCTTCGCCCGTCCCGCAGCGAGCGCGCCCGTCATTCGCCGCGGCGACAATGTCCGCGTGACGATCGACACCGAAAGCTATTCGATCAGCTATGCCGCGGTCGCGACCCAGGACGGTCGCGTCGGCGAAACGATCGCCTTGCGCGGCAGCGACGCCAAATCGATGCTCAGCGCCACCGTCACCGGTCCGGGCCGCGCGAGCCTGCAAGACTGA
- a CDS encoding FadR/GntR family transcriptional regulator: MAITKAASLADDLVQRFEEQIETGEMPVGSRFPTEKEITETFGVSRTVVREAYSRLSARGLLESRRGSGAYVPDGAQYRAFQVTAEEIGEIDDVLKLLEMRMGFETEMADLAARRRTDADLAALRRTLAAMEESSDVDASVDADAAFHAAIASATGNPYFLRFTQFLGVRLVPSRRLYLQGDDPVRHQRYARTINRDHEAIVAAIEAGDPVAARRAARRHIEKSILRYRTLKESR, encoded by the coding sequence ATGGCGATAACCAAGGCGGCATCGCTGGCGGATGATCTGGTCCAGCGCTTCGAGGAACAGATCGAGACGGGCGAGATGCCCGTCGGATCGCGTTTCCCGACCGAAAAAGAGATCACCGAGACGTTCGGCGTGAGCCGCACCGTCGTGCGCGAGGCCTATTCGCGGTTGTCCGCGCGCGGATTGCTTGAATCGCGGCGTGGGTCGGGGGCTTATGTGCCCGATGGCGCTCAATATCGCGCTTTTCAGGTCACCGCCGAAGAGATCGGCGAGATCGATGATGTGCTGAAGCTGCTGGAAATGCGCATGGGTTTCGAGACCGAGATGGCGGACCTTGCGGCGCGGCGCCGCACCGACGCCGATCTGGCGGCGCTACGCCGCACGCTCGCGGCGATGGAGGAAAGCAGCGACGTCGACGCTTCGGTCGACGCCGACGCGGCTTTTCACGCCGCGATCGCGAGCGCGACAGGCAACCCTTATTTTCTGCGCTTTACGCAGTTTCTTGGCGTGCGGCTGGTTCCGTCCCGGCGGTTATATCTGCAGGGCGATGATCCGGTGCGGCACCAGCGCTATGCCCGGACGATCAATCGCGACCATGAGGCGATCGTGGCCGCGATCGAAGCGGGCGATCCTGTCGCGGCGCGCCGCGCTGCGCGCCGGCACATTGAAAAATCAATCCTCCGCTATCGCACGCTCAAGGAGAGCCGGTAA
- a CDS encoding response regulator transcription factor, which translates to MQGDPDNYISLLSAAQIETLRHVYEHKNSKQIARLMNVSPHTVDERVRRVLKKLNVSNRIEAARILAVNGVFDHVTPYQPLTYQLIDLGDVTPPADAEPGRSSFRRFFDIGSPFPTASQPANRHGLMERIIWPILIAFATILAFSALYSILVGLGRVLT; encoded by the coding sequence GTGCAAGGCGATCCCGACAATTACATCAGCCTGCTGTCTGCCGCGCAGATCGAAACGTTGCGGCATGTTTATGAGCATAAAAATTCCAAGCAGATTGCGCGGCTGATGAACGTCTCTCCGCACACCGTCGACGAACGTGTACGGCGTGTGTTGAAAAAACTTAATGTTTCTAACAGGATAGAGGCTGCGCGGATACTGGCAGTTAACGGTGTCTTCGATCATGTTACCCCTTATCAGCCTTTGACATATCAATTGATCGACCTAGGCGACGTTACGCCGCCCGCCGATGCCGAGCCGGGGCGCAGTTCGTTTCGGCGATTTTTCGATATAGGTTCGCCATTTCCTACCGCGTCCCAGCCGGCCAACCGGCATGGGTTGATGGAAAGGATTATCTGGCCGATTTTGATCGCTTTTGCGACAATATTGGCTTTCTCCGCCCTCTATTCGATCCTTGTCGGACTCGGTCGTGTTCTGACCTGA
- the flhA gene encoding flagellar biosynthesis protein FlhA — MTAGFNLGNIGRMAGTAALPVGMLILVGLMVIPVSPLILDISFVANIMISLAILMVALSAAKPLDFSSFPTVLLLATLFRLALNVASTRVVLVHGHEGTAAAGHVIEAFGQVLIGGDYVVGLFVFFVLMIINMVVITKGAGRVSEVSARFTLDALPGKQMAIDADLNAGLLSPEEAKARRVEVATEADFYGSMDGASKFVKGDAIAGLLILFVNIIGGLILGIFSHGLSFSEAGSNYVTLAIGDALVAQIPALLLSIAAAAIVTRVASPFDLSGQISSQFAAPSVWMAVGGILFILGLVPSMPQMLILPAAALSFGMGWQLRRSAAAIADLPEPAAPAPDPSRIEWADVSDASACQLEIGYALVTLVDERKGSPLMTRITGIRRQLSKELGFVIPPVKVSDDLSLPGNVYRISVAGVIVGEDEVFPNEMLALDSGDLVTKVVGRPCKDPTFGLDALWIPKAMQNDAIAAGYTVVDPATVVATHLNNSIVGSAAELFGIDDAQALIENLKVHYPQLAQNLSPQGYSLPRVASLCKSLLVERVPLRDFRKIAEAMVSLAAQQLGEIDLVEAVRQRIGALIVQTIVPSRMPLPVVTFSPEVEMLLNQAVRANPAAEWPFEHGMAMTIIEQVGQAVEPLLLQTRSFALVASPICRSALSRLVRATFPDVAVISYLEIPANKQTEIVATIGAEVPRLASGPEAHMEDQPHEN, encoded by the coding sequence ATGACCGCCGGCTTCAACCTCGGCAACATCGGCCGCATGGCGGGCACCGCGGCGCTGCCCGTCGGAATGCTGATTCTCGTCGGCTTGATGGTGATCCCGGTTTCGCCGCTGATCCTCGACATCAGCTTCGTCGCCAATATCATGATCAGCCTCGCGATCCTGATGGTCGCGCTGTCGGCCGCAAAGCCGCTCGACTTTTCGTCCTTTCCGACTGTCCTGCTCCTCGCGACCTTGTTCCGGCTTGCGCTCAACGTCGCCTCGACACGCGTTGTTCTGGTCCACGGCCATGAGGGCACTGCAGCGGCGGGCCATGTCATCGAAGCCTTCGGGCAGGTGCTGATTGGCGGCGATTATGTCGTCGGCCTTTTCGTCTTTTTCGTGCTGATGATCATCAACATGGTCGTGATCACCAAGGGCGCCGGGCGCGTGTCCGAAGTGTCCGCGCGCTTCACCCTCGACGCCCTGCCGGGCAAGCAAATGGCGATCGACGCCGACCTCAACGCCGGGCTGCTCAGCCCCGAGGAAGCCAAGGCACGCCGCGTCGAAGTCGCGACCGAAGCCGATTTTTATGGCTCGATGGACGGTGCGTCGAAATTCGTGAAGGGCGACGCGATCGCCGGCCTGCTGATTCTGTTCGTCAATATCATCGGCGGGCTGATCCTGGGCATTTTCAGCCATGGCCTGAGCTTCTCCGAAGCCGGCAGCAATTATGTCACGCTCGCGATCGGCGATGCGCTGGTGGCGCAGATCCCGGCGCTGCTGCTCTCGATCGCCGCCGCCGCCATCGTCACCCGCGTCGCCTCGCCGTTCGATCTCAGCGGCCAGATCAGCAGCCAGTTTGCGGCGCCGTCGGTCTGGATGGCGGTCGGCGGCATCCTCTTCATCCTCGGGCTCGTCCCCTCGATGCCGCAGATGCTGATCCTGCCCGCCGCAGCTTTGTCCTTCGGCATGGGCTGGCAGCTGCGCCGCAGTGCCGCCGCGATTGCCGACTTGCCCGAACCCGCCGCCCCCGCGCCCGACCCGTCGCGGATCGAATGGGCCGACGTCAGCGACGCAAGCGCGTGCCAGCTCGAGATCGGCTATGCGCTCGTCACCCTCGTCGACGAACGCAAGGGTTCGCCGCTGATGACGCGCATCACGGGCATCCGCCGCCAGCTGTCGAAAGAACTCGGCTTCGTCATCCCGCCGGTAAAGGTCAGCGACGATTTGTCGTTGCCCGGCAACGTCTATCGCATCTCGGTCGCCGGGGTGATCGTCGGCGAAGACGAGGTCTTCCCCAACGAAATGCTCGCGCTCGATTCGGGTGACCTCGTCACCAAGGTCGTCGGCCGCCCGTGCAAGGACCCGACCTTCGGCCTCGATGCGCTGTGGATTCCCAAGGCGATGCAGAATGATGCGATCGCCGCGGGTTATACCGTCGTCGACCCGGCGACCGTGGTTGCGACGCACCTCAACAACAGCATCGTCGGATCGGCGGCCGAACTGTTCGGGATCGACGATGCGCAGGCGCTGATCGAGAATCTCAAGGTTCATTATCCGCAGCTCGCGCAGAATCTCTCACCCCAGGGCTATTCGCTGCCGCGCGTCGCGAGCCTCTGCAAATCCTTGCTCGTCGAGCGCGTACCGCTGCGCGATTTCCGCAAGATCGCCGAAGCGATGGTGTCGCTCGCGGCGCAACAGCTTGGCGAAATCGACTTGGTCGAAGCGGTGCGCCAGCGCATCGGCGCGCTGATCGTCCAGACGATCGTGCCGAGCCGGATGCCGCTGCCCGTCGTGACCTTCAGCCCCGAGGTCGAGATGTTGCTCAACCAGGCGGTGCGCGCCAATCCCGCCGCCGAATGGCCGTTCGAACATGGCATGGCGATGACGATCATCGAACAGGTCGGCCAGGCGGTCGAGCCGCTGCTTCTGCAAACGCGCAGCTTCGCGCTCGTCGCCTCGCCGATCTGCCGCTCGGCGCTGTCGCGGCTGGTGCGCGCCACTTTCCCGGATGTCGCCGTCATTTCGTACCTCGAAATCCCGGCGAACAAGCAGACCGAAATCGTCGCGACGATCGGCGCCGAAGTGCCCCGCCTCGCGTCCGGGCCCGAAGCCCATATGGAGGACCAACCACATGAGAATTGA
- a CDS encoding flagellar hook assembly protein FlgD: protein MSVNSITSNSNPVINAKGTGQQMDQSDFLRLMTAQLSQQDPFNPVDNQQMVAQMAQFSSLAGISETNNVLAHISEQLAAQTQLLQDIKAATPSTPTTQEG from the coding sequence ATGAGCGTCAACAGCATCACCAGCAACAGCAACCCCGTGATAAATGCCAAAGGCACGGGGCAGCAGATGGATCAGAGCGACTTCCTTCGCCTGATGACCGCGCAGCTGTCGCAGCAGGATCCGTTCAACCCGGTCGATAACCAGCAGATGGTTGCACAGATGGCGCAATTTTCCAGCCTCGCCGGGATCAGCGAGACGAACAATGTGCTCGCGCACATTTCGGAGCAGCTCGCGGCGCAGACGCAGCTGCTTCAGGACATCAAGGCGGCGACGCCTTCGACCCCCACCACGCAGGAAGGATAA
- a CDS encoding flagellar basal body rod protein FlgB, with the protein MMASEKLFGLHATALQLRSQRMMMLASNIANAATPNYKARDIDFAKALDLAQQGGSTDGAISYRVPVQASLDGNTVEMATEQTAYAENALAYRSSLSFLSGRINTLTRAIKGE; encoded by the coding sequence ATGATGGCATCCGAGAAACTCTTTGGCCTGCACGCGACGGCGCTCCAGCTGCGCAGCCAGCGCATGATGATGCTCGCGTCGAACATCGCGAACGCCGCAACGCCGAATTACAAGGCGCGCGACATCGATTTCGCCAAGGCGCTCGATCTCGCACAGCAGGGCGGCTCGACCGACGGTGCGATTTCGTATCGCGTCCCGGTTCAGGCCTCGCTCGACGGCAACACCGTCGAAATGGCGACCGAGCAGACCGCCTACGCCGAAAACGCGCTCGCCTATCGCTCGAGCTTGTCGTTCCTCAGCGGCCGCATCAACACGCTGACCCGCGCGATCAAGGGCGAATGA
- a CDS encoding flagellar basal body rod protein FlgF, with translation MDRLIYTSLTAMRGSMSRQTAIANNLANAETPGFRADMANAQTLWLDGSGLDARAMSSEEVLGADMRAGTITSTGRDLDIAMQGDALLVVQAKNGEEAYTKRGDLQISPSGLLTTGDGHPVQGGQGPVTIPPADAITIDQEGRVWIVPQGGDPENPQEVDRLRLATPTGSDIAKGLDGLFRVKGGGILPDDPEARLLTRSIEGSNVSATSALVEMIEASRSWDTQLKMIGDVRDMDSATASLMQLPR, from the coding sequence ATGGACCGCCTCATCTACACCAGCCTCACCGCGATGCGGGGCAGCATGTCCCGGCAGACGGCGATTGCCAACAATCTGGCGAACGCCGAAACGCCGGGCTTCCGCGCCGACATGGCCAATGCGCAGACGCTGTGGCTCGATGGCAGCGGGCTCGATGCCCGTGCCATGTCGTCGGAAGAGGTGCTCGGCGCCGACATGCGCGCCGGCACCATCACCTCGACAGGGCGCGATCTCGACATTGCGATGCAGGGCGATGCGCTGCTTGTGGTCCAGGCGAAAAATGGCGAAGAGGCCTACACAAAGCGCGGCGATTTGCAGATTTCGCCGAGCGGGCTGCTTACCACCGGCGACGGCCATCCGGTTCAGGGCGGGCAGGGGCCGGTGACGATCCCGCCCGCCGACGCGATCACGATCGACCAGGAAGGCCGTGTGTGGATCGTGCCGCAGGGCGGCGATCCCGAAAATCCGCAGGAGGTTGACCGGCTCCGGCTCGCGACCCCGACGGGATCGGACATCGCCAAGGGCCTTGACGGCCTGTTCCGCGTGAAGGGCGGCGGCATATTGCCCGACGATCCCGAAGCGCGGCTGCTGACCCGCTCGATCGAAGGATCGAACGTCAGCGCGACCAGCGCGCTCGTCGAGATGATCGAGGCGAGCCGCAGCTGGGACACCCAATTGAAGATGATCGGCGACGTGCGCGACATGGATAGCGCGACCGCCAGCCTGATGCAGCTTCCCCGTTAA
- a CDS encoding MarR family winged helix-turn-helix transcriptional regulator, with protein MQQFSNQEIAELKSRVDQIHDLLAGRGEESPVATLRAVDSSRPEAPQKTGLLDQLSFSIQMRRIRRSHFGSAEMSGPVWDMMLDLMLAGAHGRVLSASDLATGAGVPLSSGLRMISALERRGLVHRSIDERDRRRTIVRLTDMGTERMATYFDKIGAAWRNAQTLAA; from the coding sequence ATGCAGCAATTTTCGAATCAAGAAATTGCCGAACTGAAATCGCGGGTCGACCAGATCCATGACCTGCTTGCTGGCCGCGGCGAGGAATCGCCCGTCGCGACGTTGCGCGCGGTCGACAGCAGCCGACCCGAGGCGCCCCAAAAGACGGGGCTGCTCGACCAGCTGTCGTTCAGCATCCAGATGCGGCGCATCCGGCGCAGCCATTTCGGCAGCGCCGAAATGTCGGGGCCGGTGTGGGATATGATGCTCGACCTGATGCTCGCGGGCGCGCACGGCCGCGTGCTCAGCGCCAGCGATCTCGCGACCGGCGCGGGCGTCCCGCTCTCGTCGGGTCTGCGCATGATCAGCGCGCTCGAACGGCGGGGGCTGGTGCACCGCTCGATCGACGAGCGCGACCGTCGGCGGACAATCGTCCGGCTCACCGATATGGGGACCGAACGCATGGCCACCTATTTCGACAAAATCGGCGCCGCCTGGCGTAACGCGCAGACGCTGGCCGCCTGA
- the flgG gene encoding flagellar basal-body rod protein FlgG: protein MSIGALHVARTGLDAQGFRMQVIANNLANVNTTGFKRDRASFETLSYQMMTQAGAPSTAENRYATGLNLGTGVALNGTARMDTQGTFQTTGNGLDVAIDGAGYFQIEMPDGRTGYTRAGNFGRAPDGTIVTSDGKPMLPAIQIPEDASNVAIGADGTVSATGADGTALELGRIEIARFANPAGLQAIGGNLLVETQGSGAPLVGGAGEEGRGTLRGGMLEGSNVNVVEELVDMIETQRAYEVNSKMISATDEMMKNASQTL, encoded by the coding sequence ATGAGTATCGGTGCCTTGCACGTCGCGCGGACCGGTCTGGATGCCCAGGGCTTCCGGATGCAGGTGATCGCCAACAACCTCGCCAACGTCAACACGACGGGCTTCAAGCGCGACCGCGCGAGCTTCGAGACGTTGAGCTATCAGATGATGACGCAGGCGGGTGCCCCGTCGACGGCCGAAAACCGCTATGCCACCGGGCTCAATCTCGGCACCGGCGTCGCGCTCAACGGCACCGCGCGCATGGATACGCAGGGTACGTTCCAGACGACGGGCAACGGGCTCGACGTCGCGATCGACGGCGCCGGCTATTTCCAGATCGAGATGCCCGACGGGCGCACCGGCTATACCCGCGCGGGCAATTTCGGCCGCGCCCCCGACGGCACGATCGTGACCTCGGACGGCAAGCCGATGCTGCCGGCGATCCAGATTCCCGAAGACGCGAGCAATGTGGCGATCGGCGCCGACGGCACCGTGTCGGCGACCGGCGCCGACGGCACCGCGCTCGAGCTCGGCCGGATCGAGATTGCGCGCTTTGCCAACCCCGCGGGCCTTCAGGCGATCGGCGGCAACTTGCTCGTCGAAACGCAGGGCTCGGGCGCGCCGCTCGTTGGCGGCGCGGGCGAGGAAGGCCGCGGCACGCTGCGTGGCGGGATGCTCGAGGGGTCGAACGTCAATGTCGTCGAGGAACTCGTCGACATGATCGAGACGCAGCGCGCCTATGAGGTCAATTCAAAGATGATCTCCGCGACCGACGAGATGATGAAAAATGCGTCGCAGACTCTCTAA
- a CDS encoding flagellar hook-basal body complex protein: MSFYTSLSGLKASQTDMSVISNNIANAGSIGFKRSKAQFGDIFASSPTQSTKTIAGQGTRLNGITQQFTQGSYEASEKTLDMAIVGEGMFIVKGNPPTEAITYTRNGSFEPTPDGYVIDTTGAKLQLLPVDADGNVTNNTLAGAFDMQLPTGAPSDPTSSLVNVSIGLDGLVTATFANGEDQMLGKVAMATFPTMSGLRPTGDAHWQSTGESGPPTIDGPTNGSMGAVRSGALERSNVDITEELVMLMSAQRNFQANAKAIEGASQLTQTIIGMR; this comes from the coding sequence ATGTCATTCTATACGTCGCTTTCGGGCCTCAAGGCCTCGCAGACCGATATGTCGGTCATCTCGAACAATATCGCCAACGCCGGCTCGATCGGTTTCAAGCGCAGCAAGGCGCAGTTCGGTGATATTTTCGCTTCATCGCCGACGCAGTCGACGAAGACAATCGCGGGGCAGGGCACGCGCCTCAACGGCATCACCCAGCAGTTCACGCAGGGGTCGTACGAAGCCAGCGAAAAGACGCTCGACATGGCGATCGTCGGCGAGGGCATGTTTATCGTGAAGGGCAATCCGCCGACCGAAGCGATTACCTATACGCGCAACGGTTCGTTCGAACCGACCCCCGACGGCTATGTCATCGACACGACCGGGGCGAAGCTGCAGCTGCTGCCGGTCGATGCCGACGGCAATGTCACCAACAACACGCTTGCCGGTGCATTCGACATGCAGCTGCCCACGGGCGCGCCGTCGGACCCGACCTCGTCGCTGGTCAATGTGTCGATCGGGCTCGATGGGCTCGTCACCGCCACCTTTGCCAATGGCGAAGACCAGATGCTCGGCAAGGTTGCGATGGCGACCTTCCCGACGATGTCGGGCCTGCGCCCCACCGGCGACGCGCACTGGCAGTCGACGGGCGAAAGCGGTCCGCCGACGATCGATGGTCCGACCAACGGCTCGATGGGGGCGGTCCGTTCGGGCGCGCTCGAACGCTCGAATGTCGATATCACCGAGGAACTGGTGATGCTGATGTCGGCGCAGCGCAATTTCCAGGCGAATGCCAAGGCGATCGAGGGCGCGTCGCAGCTGACCCAGACGATCATCGGCATGCGCTGA